A genomic window from Candidatus Krumholzibacteriota bacterium includes:
- a CDS encoding tail fiber domain-containing protein, which yields MRTAVVIVALSLIIAGTAGAGVPAVVSYQGVLTDAGGAAVPDGGYPVEFRLYDVETGGAPLWMEGQAVTVQKGIFTALLGLAAPLEPWLFEHPLWLGVAVDGEAELAPRVMLTAAAYSMGAASVQDSAVTWAKIARGAVTGEKIADEQVLRALNGLRDEVALVAGDNVTITPSGQEIVIEAAGGGSGIGGSGLAGQVALWDGETSLAGTNELFWDEANGRLGVGSAAPNARLRVESAEALTAVVASTHQADTTQVIRANYLGGGNTDATAVFGLSCPSDGWGFGGKFIGGRTGAYGFANGGGHLARVYGVFGEASGNESCDDYTVGVCGTAYGTCTLGSIGVLGQANGSAIASHFGIYGESLGSGVRYAGYLRATATGPGTRFGLFSQANGGDTNYGVYASAPVQANSYALFADGDIVYSGSVYNDSDARLKEAVAPLDGALDRIMRLEPRSFRFRRDGEAADLHLPTGTRRGFLAQELAEVLPGLVREIVHPVDPESGDGAALRRVLGIDYVQLIPLLVGAVQEQQKEIERLRAEIDALRER from the coding sequence ATGAGAACCGCCGTCGTCATCGTCGCGTTGTCGCTCATCATCGCCGGGACCGCCGGTGCCGGGGTTCCCGCCGTCGTCAGCTACCAGGGCGTCCTCACCGACGCCGGGGGCGCGGCCGTCCCCGATGGCGGCTACCCCGTCGAGTTCCGCCTCTACGACGTCGAGACGGGCGGCGCACCCCTATGGATGGAAGGGCAGGCGGTGACCGTGCAGAAAGGCATATTCACCGCGCTGCTCGGCCTCGCCGCGCCTCTCGAGCCCTGGCTCTTCGAGCATCCCCTCTGGCTCGGCGTCGCCGTCGACGGCGAGGCCGAACTCGCCCCGCGCGTCATGCTCACCGCCGCGGCATACAGCATGGGCGCGGCGTCGGTCCAGGACAGCGCCGTCACCTGGGCGAAGATCGCTCGCGGGGCGGTCACGGGCGAGAAGATCGCCGACGAACAGGTCCTCCGCGCCCTGAACGGCCTTCGCGACGAGGTGGCGCTCGTCGCCGGCGACAACGTGACGATCACCCCCTCCGGCCAGGAGATCGTCATCGAGGCCGCGGGGGGCGGGAGCGGGATCGGCGGAAGCGGCCTGGCGGGCCAGGTCGCCCTCTGGGACGGGGAAACGAGCCTCGCCGGAACGAACGAGCTCTTCTGGGACGAGGCGAACGGCCGGCTCGGCGTGGGCTCGGCGGCGCCGAACGCGCGGCTGCGCGTCGAATCGGCCGAGGCGCTGACGGCGGTCGTCGCCTCGACGCACCAGGCCGACACCACGCAGGTCATCCGGGCGAACTACCTCGGCGGGGGGAACACCGACGCGACGGCCGTCTTCGGCCTCTCGTGCCCGTCGGACGGCTGGGGCTTCGGCGGCAAATTCATCGGCGGCCGAACGGGAGCCTACGGGTTCGCCAACGGCGGCGGGCATCTCGCGCGCGTCTACGGCGTCTTCGGCGAGGCCTCGGGAAACGAGTCATGCGACGACTACACCGTCGGCGTGTGCGGGACCGCCTACGGGACGTGCACCCTGGGCAGCATCGGCGTCCTCGGGCAGGCCAACGGTTCGGCGATCGCCTCCCATTTCGGCATCTACGGCGAATCGCTGGGCAGCGGCGTCCGGTACGCCGGCTACCTCCGGGCGACGGCGACGGGACCGGGCACCCGGTTCGGCCTCTTCTCGCAGGCCAACGGCGGCGACACCAACTACGGCGTCTACGCCTCCGCGCCCGTCCAGGCGAACAGCTACGCCCTCTTCGCCGACGGCGACATCGTCTATTCCGGCAGCGTCTACAACGATTCCGACGCGCGGCTCAAGGAGGCGGTCGCGCCCCTCGACGGAGCGCTCGACCGGATCATGCGCCTCGAGCCGCGCTCCTTCCGGTTCCGGCGGGACGGCGAGGCGGCGGACCTGCACCTCCCGACCGGCACCCGGCGCGGGTTTCTCGCGCAGGAGCTCGCCGAGGTCCTTCCCGGGCTCGTCAGGGAGATCGTCCACCCGGTCGATCCGGAAAGCGGCGACGGCGCCGCGCTGCGCCGGGTTCTCGGCATCGACTACGTGCAGCTCATCCCGCTCCTCGTCGGCGCCGTCCAGGAGCAGCAAAAAGAGATCGAACGGCTTCGCGCCGAGATCGACGCCTTGCGGGAGCGGTGA
- a CDS encoding outer membrane beta-barrel protein, whose protein sequence is MKHRTRNALVLALVLVFAASAPLAAMSIRGGLRVVRMEPEGADAEDFSKASWGGGFYAVFVPPGQGLFAATAGFDVANMLSQTTEFRDRVTGLRIEQQTNQWFSRFYVGGRVGPQGRGMLRPYAGASIALVYYSISTDVVIPDDRDYENEIRQNLEKESEVAFGFDFSLGLEIKVHDRVWIDGGAKFLKSFSVPQQLGPDAEKIHPEYIQYFAGVEVGFM, encoded by the coding sequence ATGAAGCATCGGACACGGAACGCGCTCGTTCTCGCACTCGTTCTCGTTTTCGCGGCCAGCGCGCCGCTCGCGGCGATGAGCATCCGCGGGGGGCTGCGCGTCGTGCGGATGGAGCCCGAGGGCGCCGACGCGGAGGATTTCAGCAAGGCCAGCTGGGGCGGGGGATTCTACGCCGTCTTCGTGCCGCCGGGCCAGGGGCTCTTCGCCGCCACGGCCGGTTTCGACGTCGCCAACATGCTGAGCCAGACGACGGAGTTCCGCGACCGCGTCACGGGGCTCAGGATCGAGCAGCAGACGAACCAGTGGTTCTCGCGCTTCTACGTGGGGGGGCGGGTCGGGCCTCAGGGACGCGGGATGCTCCGCCCCTACGCCGGGGCCAGCATCGCCCTCGTCTACTACAGCATCTCGACCGACGTCGTCATCCCCGACGACAGGGATTACGAGAACGAGATCCGGCAGAATCTCGAGAAAGAGTCCGAGGTGGCGTTCGGCTTCGATTTCTCGCTGGGCCTCGAGATCAAGGTGCACGACCGCGTCTGGATCGACGGCGGGGCGAAGTTCCTCAAGAGCTTTTCCGTGCCGCAGCAGCTCGGTCCCGACGCCGAGAAGATCCACCCCGAATACATCCAGTACTTCGCCGGCGTCGAGGTGGGTTTCATGTAG
- a CDS encoding right-handed parallel beta-helix repeat-containing protein — translation MGRSADPPSLRAAAACALLLAAAVLASPAGGATWRVAVDGSGDLPTLQAAIDTAQAGDTVLVGPGVWSWTGQGTGDERGFIRFLDRSEGFVVRSEAGPAATILDAEGMSRVVYLHGMNHITFEGFTIRGGEAGDWGDRCGGGFFTHIAYDTIRDCVFEDNRAEFGGGFSCSVSRGVLIEDCVFTHNESTRHGGAVAFGLSNASSIVRNCIVTDNTAEDGAGILSYYSTVTVDRCVVAGNEASVGGGGILVCGEGSCDVLRSTICGNRAPAGDGIEVRDISILSCEKSIVAFNRGDGIAAAPSATAVVGCCCLWGNDAGDALPPGAVDGGGNLFIDPFFCGLEAGDYLLRSDSPCLPVNNPNGIFCQLIGALPEGCGSTAVERRSWGAIKRSVR, via the coding sequence ATGGGTCGATCCGCAGATCCCCCTTCGTTGCGCGCGGCGGCCGCCTGCGCCCTCCTGCTCGCCGCCGCGGTCCTTGCATCACCCGCCGGCGGCGCGACCTGGCGCGTCGCCGTCGACGGCTCCGGCGACCTGCCGACGCTCCAGGCGGCGATCGACACGGCGCAGGCCGGCGACACCGTCCTCGTCGGGCCGGGCGTCTGGTCGTGGACCGGCCAGGGAACGGGCGACGAGAGGGGATTCATCCGGTTCCTCGACCGCAGCGAGGGCTTCGTCGTCAGGAGCGAGGCGGGGCCGGCGGCGACGATCCTCGACGCCGAGGGAATGAGCCGCGTCGTCTACCTGCACGGGATGAACCACATCACGTTCGAGGGCTTCACGATCCGCGGCGGCGAGGCGGGGGACTGGGGCGACCGCTGCGGCGGCGGGTTCTTCACGCACATCGCCTACGACACGATCCGCGACTGCGTCTTCGAGGACAACCGCGCCGAGTTCGGCGGGGGTTTCAGCTGCTCGGTGAGCCGCGGCGTCCTCATCGAGGACTGCGTCTTCACGCACAACGAATCGACGCGGCACGGCGGCGCCGTCGCCTTCGGCCTCTCCAACGCGAGCTCGATCGTGCGGAACTGCATCGTCACGGACAACACCGCCGAGGACGGAGCGGGAATCCTCTCCTACTACTCGACGGTCACCGTCGACCGCTGCGTCGTCGCCGGCAACGAGGCGAGCGTCGGCGGGGGCGGCATCCTCGTCTGCGGCGAGGGCTCCTGCGACGTTTTGCGCTCGACGATCTGCGGCAACCGCGCCCCCGCCGGCGACGGCATCGAGGTGCGGGACATCTCGATCCTCTCCTGCGAAAAGAGCATCGTCGCCTTCAACCGCGGCGACGGGATCGCCGCCGCCCCGTCGGCGACCGCCGTCGTCGGCTGCTGCTGCCTCTGGGGAAACGACGCGGGCGACGCCTTGCCGCCGGGAGCGGTCGACGGCGGCGGCAACCTCTTCATCGATCCTTTCTTCTGCGGGCTCGAGGCCGGCGACTACCTGCTGCGAAGCGATTCTCCCTGCCTGCCCGTCAACAACCCGAACGGGATCTTCTGCCAGCTCATCGGGGCCCTCCCGGAGGGCTGCGGCTCGACGGCGGTCGAGCGGCGGAGCTGGGGCGCGATCAAGCGCTCCGTGCGCTGA
- a CDS encoding T9SS type A sorting domain-containing protein encodes MPGLNARPRFAGPRAVLVLAIIGTVTVSMILAPDSRARNPFRKAFFDVYPEATGSVLDDLPSNAGHCGVCHFDFAGSGQRNPFGLAVEVGLNNGLTATEAILAVSEVDSDADGFRNRIEASDIVNFSNTPTFPGYTAGNYHLALNVVVSEILPYVTPAGATDTIAPAVTVHSPSGGEVAQAESYFAISYTAEDASGISAIDVYLSGDGGASWLPVASNEPAGTGFSWFVPNRPGPASRIRVVAWDNAGNPGVGESGADFTIEGRTDGAVPTTMRDMDMSGTQPHEGAILDDPDLSCATCHGNYDTANEAWYNWRGSMMGQAARDPFFFACMAVAEQDAPSVGDLCIRCHSPGGWQEGRSTDTGGDLLNVKDRHGVQCDFCHRIVDHEYDPGIDPVEDEAVLAGIDPLPLAPANGQFINDPAPIRRGPYADALAAHQFVESPYHRSADLCGICHDVSSPVYSRLTTLDYAPNAFDEGHPDMDLRNMMPIERTYSEWSESEYASTGVYAPQFAGAKPDGYVSTCQDCHMRDVVAKGAAADGRTREDLGLHDFTGGNTFVTDIIRQFYPDEVDQAQLDAATLRARTMLQLAAAVELTPEEFGVTVRVTNETGHKLPSGYPEGRRMWLHVRAIDASGRTVFESGAYDLATADLVHDTQIKVYEIHPGISPALSEIVDIPAGKSFHFVLNDTIYSDNRIPPRGFTNAGFEGIQSPPVAYAYADGQYWDETPYRLPSTADSVIVTLLYQSTSREYVEFLRDENRTNSAGQTLYDAWVAQGMNPPETMAAARAAVNVTVTGADDAPPVPFVYGLAQNYPNPFNPVTTIAFSLAGEARVRIVAYDVAGRIVRTLLDETREAGRHRVNWDGRDDAGRELASGIYFLRYDAGGFRFTKKAVLLR; translated from the coding sequence ATGCCGGGACTGAACGCTCGGCCGCGATTCGCCGGACCGCGGGCCGTTCTCGTTCTCGCGATCATCGGTACCGTCACCGTCTCGATGATCCTCGCACCCGACTCCCGCGCGAGGAACCCCTTCCGGAAAGCGTTCTTCGACGTCTATCCCGAGGCCACCGGGAGCGTTCTCGACGATTTGCCGAGCAACGCCGGGCACTGCGGCGTCTGCCATTTCGACTTCGCCGGGAGCGGGCAGCGCAATCCCTTCGGCCTCGCCGTGGAGGTGGGGCTCAACAACGGCCTCACCGCGACCGAGGCGATCCTCGCCGTGAGCGAGGTCGACTCCGACGCCGACGGCTTCCGCAACCGGATCGAGGCCTCCGACATCGTCAACTTCTCCAATACGCCCACATTCCCCGGCTACACGGCAGGCAACTACCACCTCGCCCTCAACGTGGTCGTCTCCGAGATCCTCCCCTACGTCACCCCCGCGGGCGCGACCGACACGATTGCCCCGGCCGTGACGGTCCATTCGCCGAGCGGCGGCGAGGTGGCGCAGGCCGAGAGCTACTTCGCCATCTCCTACACGGCCGAGGACGCGAGCGGCATCTCCGCGATCGACGTCTATCTCTCCGGCGACGGCGGCGCCTCGTGGCTGCCCGTCGCGTCGAACGAGCCGGCCGGCACCGGATTCTCGTGGTTCGTGCCGAACCGTCCGGGACCGGCGAGCCGTATCCGGGTGGTCGCGTGGGACAACGCCGGCAACCCCGGCGTCGGCGAGAGCGGCGCCGACTTCACGATCGAGGGACGGACGGACGGCGCCGTGCCGACGACGATGCGCGACATGGACATGAGCGGCACCCAACCGCACGAGGGGGCGATCCTCGACGACCCGGACCTCTCCTGCGCCACCTGCCACGGCAACTACGACACGGCGAACGAGGCGTGGTACAACTGGCGCGGCAGCATGATGGGGCAGGCGGCCCGCGATCCCTTCTTCTTCGCCTGCATGGCGGTCGCCGAGCAGGACGCCCCGTCGGTGGGCGATCTCTGCATCCGCTGTCACTCCCCCGGCGGCTGGCAGGAAGGACGGTCGACCGACACCGGCGGCGATCTCCTGAACGTCAAGGACCGCCACGGCGTGCAGTGCGACTTCTGCCACCGCATCGTCGATCACGAGTACGACCCGGGGATCGATCCCGTCGAGGACGAGGCGGTCCTTGCCGGCATCGACCCGCTTCCGCTCGCACCGGCGAACGGCCAGTTCATCAACGACCCGGCGCCGATCAGGCGTGGGCCCTACGCCGACGCCCTCGCCGCCCACCAGTTCGTCGAGTCTCCCTACCACCGGTCGGCCGACCTGTGCGGGATCTGCCACGACGTGAGCAGCCCCGTCTATTCCCGGCTGACGACCCTGGACTACGCGCCGAACGCCTTCGACGAGGGGCATCCCGACATGGACCTGCGCAACATGATGCCCATCGAGCGCACCTACAGCGAGTGGTCGGAGAGCGAGTACGCATCGACCGGCGTCTACGCGCCCCAGTTCGCCGGCGCCAAGCCGGACGGCTACGTCTCGACCTGCCAGGACTGCCACATGCGCGACGTCGTCGCGAAGGGGGCGGCGGCGGACGGCCGGACGCGCGAGGATCTCGGCCTCCACGATTTCACCGGCGGCAACACGTTCGTCACCGATATCATCCGGCAGTTCTACCCCGACGAGGTCGACCAGGCCCAGCTCGACGCGGCCACGCTGCGGGCGCGCACGATGCTGCAGCTCGCCGCCGCGGTGGAGCTGACGCCCGAGGAGTTCGGCGTGACGGTGCGGGTGACGAACGAGACGGGTCACAAGCTCCCCTCCGGCTATCCCGAGGGCCGGCGGATGTGGCTGCACGTCCGGGCGATCGACGCGTCGGGCCGGACCGTCTTCGAATCGGGCGCGTACGACCTCGCGACGGCCGACCTCGTCCACGACACGCAGATCAAGGTCTACGAGATCCACCCGGGGATCAGCCCCGCCCTGTCCGAGATCGTCGATATCCCCGCGGGAAAGAGCTTCCACTTCGTGCTGAACGACACGATCTACTCGGACAACCGCATCCCGCCGCGCGGGTTCACCAACGCCGGGTTCGAGGGGATCCAGTCGCCCCCGGTCGCCTACGCGTACGCCGACGGGCAGTACTGGGACGAGACGCCCTACCGGCTTCCCTCGACCGCCGACTCGGTGATCGTCACCCTCCTCTACCAGTCGACGAGCAGGGAGTACGTGGAGTTCCTCCGCGACGAGAACCGGACGAACAGTGCCGGCCAGACGCTCTACGACGCATGGGTCGCCCAGGGCATGAATCCCCCCGAGACGATGGCCGCCGCGCGCGCCGCCGTCAACGTGACGGTGACCGGCGCCGACGACGCCCCCCCCGTGCCCTTCGTCTACGGCCTCGCGCAGAACTACCCCAATCCCTTCAATCCCGTCACGACGATCGCCTTCTCGCTCGCCGGCGAGGCGCGGGTCCGCATCGTCGCCTACGACGTCGCCGGACGGATCGTGCGGACGCTGCTCGACGAGACGAGGGAGGCCGGACGCCACCGCGTGAACTGGGACGGACGGGACGACGCGGGCCGCGAACTCGCCTCGGGCATCTACTTCCTACGGTACGACGCGGGCGGATTCCGCTTCACGAAGAAGGCGGTCCTGCTGAGATAA
- a CDS encoding T9SS type A sorting domain-containing protein, with protein MLTVAGSDVVELPEAACTVCLRCVEDHFFQADRIVFTFLSHTGGDPTPAARAALGVYPNPFNPSTVVRFSLPAAGRAVVTVHDAAGREIARLADEWLSEGEHVRNWDGRDRSGRPAASGVYVCRLAAGGPVVSRKMVLLR; from the coding sequence CTGCTGACCGTCGCCGGGAGCGACGTCGTCGAGCTGCCCGAGGCCGCCTGCACCGTTTGCCTGCGCTGCGTCGAGGACCATTTCTTCCAGGCGGACCGCATCGTCTTCACATTCCTGTCGCACACGGGAGGCGATCCGACTCCCGCCGCCCGCGCGGCGCTGGGCGTCTATCCGAACCCCTTCAACCCGTCGACCGTCGTCCGCTTCAGCCTCCCCGCGGCGGGGAGGGCCGTCGTCACCGTCCACGACGCGGCGGGGCGCGAGATCGCGCGGCTCGCCGACGAGTGGCTTTCGGAGGGGGAACACGTCCGGAACTGGGACGGACGGGACCGATCGGGGCGCCCGGCGGCCTCGGGCGTCTACGTCTGCCGCCTCGCGGCGGGTGGCCCGGTCGTCTCGCGAAAGATGGTGCTGCTCAGGTGA
- a CDS encoding zinc ABC transporter substrate-binding protein, translated as MTRTSLIALAAFLAALAAGCGGAPDGDRLGVVVSIPPQAQFVERIGGDLVHVTVMVPSGASPHQYEPSPSQLAAVADAALYVAVGSGIEFEIAWLDRIRSANPDIPLVVSAEGIEPAPASAHVAGGEAPETDTHVWVSPRNAAVMARNTCDGLVAVDPAHAGRYEAGLDSLLAELDALDRAIRASLANASRRRFLVYHPSWGYFARDYGLEQIAIEHEGKEPSARGIAELVETARRLGIVVIFASPQFTVRSAEIVAREIGGRVVFVDPLGRDYLATMRAAAEAFGASLE; from the coding sequence GTGACACGTACCTCGCTCATCGCCCTCGCCGCCTTCCTCGCCGCCCTCGCCGCAGGCTGCGGCGGGGCGCCGGACGGCGACCGGCTCGGCGTCGTCGTCTCGATCCCCCCGCAGGCCCAGTTCGTCGAGCGCATCGGCGGCGACCTCGTCCACGTGACGGTGATGGTGCCGTCCGGCGCGAGCCCTCACCAGTACGAGCCATCCCCCTCGCAGCTCGCCGCCGTCGCCGACGCGGCCCTCTACGTGGCCGTGGGATCGGGGATCGAGTTCGAGATCGCCTGGCTCGACCGGATCCGTTCGGCCAACCCGGACATCCCGCTCGTCGTGTCGGCCGAGGGCATCGAGCCGGCGCCCGCCTCGGCGCACGTCGCGGGCGGCGAGGCGCCGGAGACGGACACCCACGTGTGGGTTTCCCCCCGGAACGCCGCCGTCATGGCCCGGAATACCTGCGACGGGCTCGTCGCCGTCGATCCGGCGCACGCCGGGCGGTACGAGGCTGGCCTCGACTCCCTTCTCGCCGAGCTCGACGCGCTCGACCGGGCGATCCGCGCGTCCCTCGCGAACGCGAGCCGGCGGCGCTTCCTCGTGTACCATCCCTCGTGGGGATACTTCGCCCGCGACTACGGGCTCGAGCAGATCGCGATCGAGCACGAGGGAAAGGAGCCGTCCGCGCGAGGTATCGCCGAGCTCGTGGAAACGGCGCGCCGGCTCGGCATCGTGGTGATCTTCGCCTCCCCGCAGTTCACCGTCCGGAGCGCGGAGATCGTCGCGCGAGAGATCGGCGGACGGGTCGTTTTCGTCGATCCGCTCGGCCGCGACTACCTCGCGACGATGCGGGCGGCGGCCGAAGCTTTTGGTGCATCCCTCGAGTGA
- a CDS encoding ABC transporter ATP-binding protein — MERAPIVELKKVSCSFGRLLAVEDVDLVVGERDFLGIIGPNGGGKTTILRIILGLVEPDRGSVRVFGGPPSAGRRRIGYVPQLFDVDLAFPASVTDVVLMGRLGHAPLGRRYGRADLDAAGEAIGRVGMSDRADRAIGELSGGERQRALIARALAADPELLILDEPASSIDSRWQAAFFSMLRELNDRMAIILVTHDVTALSAYVEQVACLNRRLYYHGSTAEGIEHLVETYECPIEIIAHGVPHRVLGDHE, encoded by the coding sequence ATGGAACGGGCGCCCATCGTCGAACTGAAGAAGGTCTCCTGCTCCTTCGGGCGGCTCCTCGCCGTCGAGGATGTCGATCTCGTCGTGGGCGAACGCGACTTTCTCGGCATCATCGGCCCCAACGGCGGCGGCAAGACGACGATCCTGCGCATCATCCTCGGCCTCGTCGAGCCGGACCGGGGCAGCGTGCGCGTCTTCGGCGGCCCGCCGTCGGCGGGGCGCCGGCGGATCGGCTACGTCCCCCAGCTCTTCGACGTCGATCTGGCCTTTCCCGCGAGCGTGACGGACGTCGTTTTGATGGGACGGCTCGGCCACGCGCCCCTCGGCCGACGGTACGGGCGGGCGGACCTCGACGCGGCAGGCGAAGCGATCGGGCGGGTGGGGATGAGCGACCGGGCCGATCGCGCGATCGGCGAGCTCTCGGGGGGCGAACGCCAGCGAGCCCTCATCGCCCGCGCGCTCGCCGCCGACCCCGAGCTGCTGATCCTCGACGAGCCTGCCTCCAGCATCGACAGCCGCTGGCAGGCCGCCTTCTTCTCGATGCTGCGCGAGCTGAACGACCGCATGGCGATCATCCTCGTCACGCACGACGTCACGGCCCTCTCCGCCTACGTCGAGCAGGTGGCATGCCTCAACCGGAGGCTCTACTACCACGGATCGACCGCCGAGGGGATCGAGCACCTCGTCGAGACGTACGAGTGCCCGATCGAGATCATCGCCCACGGTGTGCCCCACCGCGTCCTGGGAGACCACGAGTGA
- a CDS encoding metal ABC transporter permease encodes MTDLLHYEFMRNALMAAVLVGVACGIVGTLIVVRRIVFIAGGIAHAAFGGIGLGYLLGVDPVLTAIPFSILSAAAVGTVGRRDRAGEEAAIGIMWALGMALGVLFIELAPGYAPDLFGFLFGSIIAVPFSDVIVMLCLDAVIIALVLLFYKELLATSFDEEFARLRGIPVRAIRLLVLCLVALSIIVLVRVAGIILVIALLTIPTVIVRQFTLRLDRLILWSTAVAVVLTVAGLLVSAIVDIASGATIVLVLVAAYAISMLVRWLFSLCRRSERSRP; translated from the coding sequence GTGACCGACCTGCTGCACTACGAGTTCATGCGGAACGCCCTCATGGCGGCCGTCCTCGTGGGCGTGGCCTGCGGGATCGTCGGCACCCTCATCGTCGTCCGCCGCATCGTCTTCATCGCCGGCGGGATCGCCCACGCCGCGTTCGGGGGGATCGGCCTCGGCTACCTCCTCGGCGTCGACCCCGTGCTCACGGCGATCCCCTTCAGCATCCTCTCGGCAGCCGCCGTCGGAACGGTCGGCCGCCGGGACCGCGCGGGCGAGGAGGCGGCCATCGGCATCATGTGGGCGCTCGGCATGGCGCTCGGCGTCCTCTTCATCGAGCTCGCCCCCGGGTACGCCCCCGACCTCTTCGGCTTCCTCTTCGGCTCGATCATCGCCGTGCCCTTCTCCGACGTGATCGTCATGCTCTGTCTCGACGCCGTCATCATCGCGCTCGTGCTCCTCTTCTACAAGGAACTGCTCGCCACCTCCTTCGACGAGGAGTTCGCGCGGCTCCGCGGCATCCCCGTGCGGGCGATCCGCCTGCTCGTCCTCTGCCTCGTGGCACTCAGCATCATCGTCCTCGTCCGCGTGGCTGGCATCATCCTCGTCATCGCGCTTCTCACGATCCCGACGGTCATCGTCCGGCAATTCACGCTGCGCCTCGACCGCCTGATCCTGTGGTCGACCGCGGTCGCCGTCGTCCTGACCGTCGCCGGGCTCCTCGTCTCTGCGATCGTCGACATCGCCTCGGGCGCGACGATCGTCCTCGTCCTCGTGGCCGCCTACGCGATATCCATGCTCGTCCGGTGGCTTTTTTCGCTTTGCCGCCGAAGCGAGCGGTCCCGCCCGTAG